The DNA region TCATGAACTTGGCGGCGTCGCCCACCAGGCGGCCGGGCAGATGCACCTGGTCGTACGTCTCCAGGTCCATGAAGACGAAGTCCTGGCCGTCCTTGTAGAGGTACTGCATCGTCTTGCCCTCGACGTAGATGTCCTGCAACTTCTCGCCGGAGTTGAAGGTCCGGTCCACGATGGAGCCGCTCTCCATGTTGCGGAACTTGGTGACCACCTTGGCGCCGCCGCGCCCCATCTTGAGGTGGGAGTACTCCAGGCACTCCCACAGGCCGCCGTCCATCTCCACCTTCGTGCCGTTGCGCAGTTCAGTCACGCTGATCATGTCGTTTCCTTCTCCTTGGTTAGGCCGGGGCGCGTGTCCGTCCTCGATAGGCCGCGCCGCGTCGGCAACAGGCAGGATTCTAGCAGATGAGCCCGGAGGCGGCAGGAGCCGGTGCGCCCGTGGCCCTTTCCCGCCCTGACCGGGATTTGCTACACTCCCAGGGTTGCTTGGCCCCCGCCCCGTGTCCTGCGCCTGCCAGGACTGCGGCGAGACAGAGGCGGCCACAGACATTCGGAGGAAACCCACATGGAACTGAGAGCCGTCCCCCGCAAGAGCCAGGAGAAGCTGGCCGAAGGCCTGATCCCCGCCGTCGCCTACAACAAGGACCACAACGTCTCCTTCGCCATCGACCGCAAGGCCTTCGACCGCGCCTTCCGTCAGCAGGGCACCACGGGTCTCTTCGACATCGCCATCGAGGGCGGCGAGACCTTCCCCGCGCTCGTGAAGACCGTGCAGATGGACAAGCGGCGCCGCCAGGCCATGCACGCCGACTTCTTCATGGTGACCTACGGTGAGCCCATCGAGGTCAGCGTGCCCGTTCACACCACCGGCAAGAGCCGGGGCGAGACGATGGGCGGTCTGGTGGATGTCGTGGTCCACAACCTCGCGGTGATCGCGCCCGGTCCCCGGCGCATCCCGCAGGAGATCACGGTGGACGTGACTCGCCTGAACATCGGTGACCACATGACCGCCGGCCAGATTCGGCTCCCGCAGGGCGTCAAGCTCGCCGCCGCCGAGGACGTTGTGGTGATCAGCGTGCTGCCGCCCCGCCTGAGCGAGGAGGAGCTGGCCGCCGAGCAGCAGGCCGCCCAGGTCGCGGGCCTGGTTGCCGCCGGCGAACTCTCCGAGGAAGCGGCTGCGGCCGTCCTAGAGGGCGACGCCACCATCGAGGAGGCGAAGGCCGAGACCACGGGCGAGCCTGCCACCGACGACGTTTCCGGGCCCGACCAGACCATTCAGGAGCAGTAAGAGCAGGAGTCGCAGGCCGGGGCCCCGTCTGGGTGCCCCGGCCTTCCTCGTGGCAAGCGAAGGAGGCGTTCACCTCGGTATGGGGTGAACGCCTCTGCCTTTGATCCCCTACGTGCCGGGGGCGGGGTTGGCTCCCTGGGGCAGGGTGGGTCGGGGGGCCGGAACGTCTGCCTCGGCCTCACGCGGGGCGGGTCGAGCCTTCGCCGCGCGGCCCCGCTCGAAGAGGGAGAAGGCGGCGGGCACGACGTAGAAGGTCATCAGGGCGGAGACGGTGATGCCGCCGACGATGACGATAGATAAGCTCTTGCCGAACTCGCTGGCGCCGCCCGAGTTCAGCAGGAGGGGAATGCTGATCACGAGGATCGTCAGCGTGGTCATGATGATCGGGCGGAAGCGCAGTCGGCTCGCCTCGATCAGGGCCTCGCGCAGGGGCCGCTCCTGCATCTGCTCGACCACGAACTCCAGGTAGATGATCGCGTTCTTGGCGGACAGGCCGATCAATAGCAGGAAGCCCAGCACCCCGAAGATGTCGAGCGTGCCCCCGACGAGGAAGATCATCCAGTACGCCCCCGCGACCGCGAAGGGCACCGGCAGCAGCAGGTACAGCGGATAGCGGAACGAGTTGAACTGCGCCCCCATCACGAGGTACACCAGCAGCATCGAGATGGCGAAAGCCTGGAGGCCGAGAGCGCCGATCCGGTTCCCAAGCGCGAAGGCGCTGTTACGGTCCGCCGTCCCCACCGACACGAGGTTGTCGATCACGCCCGCCTGGGTCAGCGCCGACGTGAGCTGGTCCTCAAGCTGCGTGGCCGTCAGCCCGCTCTCCGGGTTGGGTTCGACCGAGAGGTCGAGGCTGTAGAGGCGGTTCGTCCGCTGCACGCTCGTCGGCGCACTCGCCTGCACGATCCCGCCGAGCTGGCCGACGGTGACGGTGCTCTGTAATGAAGAGCTGTAGATCGGCAGGGAGAGCAGCGACTGGTCGTCCTGGAGGTAGGTGGGATCGAGCCCCACGGTGACCGGGTACGTCACCCCTCCGATCTCGACGTTGCCGCCGCTGCTCCCGTTCCCATAGGTGCCGAGTGCCTGGGCGACTGTGCTGGCCGTCAGGCCCGTGCCCGCGAGGAGGCTGGGGTTGGGCACGAACTGGTTTTCCAGCGTCGTGTTGTCGAGGCTGCTGCTCGCACTCAGCACGCCCCCGTTCTGCTCCAGGACGTTCACGGCGGTCGCCGCCCGGCGTTTGAGCAGGTCGTAGTTGCTCGCCACCAGGGTCAGGCTCTGGCTGTTGCCCTGTCCCCGGAAGCCGCCCCCGCTGAAGATGTTCGCCCGCACGTCGGGG from Deinococcus aetherius includes:
- the efp gene encoding elongation factor P; translated protein: MISVTELRNGTKVEMDGGLWECLEYSHLKMGRGGAKVVTKFRNMESGSIVDRTFNSGEKLQDIYVEGKTMQYLYKDGQDFVFMDLETYDQVHLPGRLVGDAAKFMKENTEVEVQMYGDKPLKITLPNQVILKIVQTDPGVRGDTVSGGTKPATLETGAVVQVPLFVEQETNVKVDTRTGEYLSRA
- a CDS encoding 50S ribosomal protein L25/general stress protein Ctc is translated as MELRAVPRKSQEKLAEGLIPAVAYNKDHNVSFAIDRKAFDRAFRQQGTTGLFDIAIEGGETFPALVKTVQMDKRRRQAMHADFFMVTYGEPIEVSVPVHTTGKSRGETMGGLVDVVVHNLAVIAPGPRRIPQEITVDVTRLNIGDHMTAGQIRLPQGVKLAAAEDVVVISVLPPRLSEEELAAEQQAAQVAGLVAAGELSEEAAAAVLEGDATIEEAKAETTGEPATDDVSGPDQTIQEQ